The Gemmatimonas sp. sequence GTGGCATGGGCGTGCACTTTCTCAATGGCGCACTGATTGGGCCCGCGCTCGATCCGGCGAAGCCGCAGGTGCTGATCTACGAGATGGATGGCGCGAAGCTCAAACTCGCCGCCGCGGAGTGGTTTGTGCCGGTGGAAGCGGTCAAGTCGGTGCCCAAGATCTTCGGTCAGACGCTTGACGGACCGATGGCGGGTCACAAGCCAATCATGCCCGACGGACTGGTGCACTACGATTTGCACGTGTGGTTGTGGAAGAACAATCCGGCCGGCGTGTTCTCGTCGACCAACCCGAGCGTGAAGTGCCCCAAGGGAGCATATTCGTTTGCTGAAGACGCCCCCAAGATGGTGATGCGGAAAATGAAGTAGCGGTGCGCGGGGCGCTCCAACCTTGCGTTGCTGCTGACAGGGCTTTCAAAAATCGTGGCCATGGCTCGCTGCGCTCGCTGGCCACATCCTTTGATATGCCGCTGCAGCAGAGCGCAGCATTAGGTCGCGCGGCGCAGCCGGAGCGGGCCTCGCGTGAGGCCCGCCAACACCGCTGCTGGTGCAATCTCCACCGATCCTTGCGTAATGCGCAGTGCGCCCGCGAGTGCCAGCTCGGCGGCGACCGCGCGAATCTGTGGCATGAGGTCACGCCAGTGCGCCGGTGCCAATGCGCGCGCGACTTCGCTGGGGCAGATGGAGGCATCGGCCTCGCGCGCATCAAGCAGCTGCGTGATCATGTCGACCATCGCGTCGTTCGTCATGCGGCGCTCAGAGCACCGGCCGCCGCTGGCCGTGCCCCGTGGCCTGCTCGAAGGCGTGCGCCAACTGCAACAACGCCCAGTCGCCGCGCGGCTTCCCCACGATCTGCGCGCCGACGGGAAGTCCGTTGGCGCTGAAGCCGGCGGGCACGCTGATGGCGGGGCACTGCATGAAGGTCACGTACCACGCGCTGCGCATCCAGTCGATGTAGGTCGGCATCGCGATACCGGCCACCGTGGTGGGATACTCGGTGGTGATGTCGAACGGCTCCACCTGCGTGACGGGACAGACGTACGCGTCGTACTTCGCGAAGAATTGCGACACGTGCCGGTACATCTGCGCCTGCCGCGCGTTGGCCTTGGCGACATCCACGGCGCCCTGTCGTTCGGCTTCAGCGATCTCCCACTTCACGGTGTCCTTGAACAGTGTGGGGTTGTCGCGCGACAGCTTCGCATAGCTGGTGTGGTAGGTGAGATGCCGCAGGGTCGGGAACGCGTCGTCGACGCCGTTGAAATCGGGCTCGGCGTCTTCCACGATGCAGCCCATGTCGAGGAACGCTTGTCGGTTGGCGTTCAGCACGCGCGTGATTTCCGGCTCGAACGGCAAGCCGCCCATGTTCGTGAACCACGCAATGCGCTTGCCTTTCATGCTCGCGGCCAGCGGTCGGCGGAAAATGGCCGGGTCATCGGCGAGCGACGTGGGATCGGGCGCGTGCACACCGGCGATGGCGCTGAGAAAGAGCGCCACGTCTTCTACAGAACGTGCCATCGGACCGCTGGTGCTAAGCGGCGACCACGAGCCGTCGTCATCGGGCACGCGTCCCGGCGACGGACGAAAGCCGACGATGTTGTTCCACGCCCCCGGATTGCGCAGCGAGCCACCAGTGTCGCTGCCATCGGCGATCGGTAGCAGGTTGCAGTTGAGCGCGCAGGCCGCGCCACCACTCGAGCCGCCCACGGTCTTCTGTAGGTTGAACGCGTTGCGCGTGGCGCCGAATACCGCGTTAAAGGTGTTCGAGCCGGCGCCGAACTCCGGCGTGTTGGTCTTGCCGATCGTGATCGCGCCGGCGGCGCGGATGCGCTGCACAATCAGCGCATCGGTCGTCGGCACGTTGTCCTTGTACAACAGGGAGCCCTTGGTGGTGCGGATACCTGCCGTATCGACGAGATCCTTGTGTGCGACTGGCAATCCGTGCAGCGGCCCAAGCGGCGCACCGCGCGCCTGACGCTCATCGGCCGCTTTCGCCCATGCCCGCGCCTGCTCCGGTACCAGCGTGACGATGGCATTGACCGTCGGGTTCACGCGCTCGATGCGCGCGAGGTGCGCCTCGAGCACTTCGCGGGCCGACACGTTCTTCCGGCGAATGCGCGCCGCGAGTTCGGTAGCGGAGAGCGACGTGAGCTCGTCGGCGGGGGTGCTATCGAGCACGGCCATGGCGGGGGTGTTCGCGGAGAGCGCGTCCGGGAGCGCGCCGGTCACGGCGGCGGCACCGAGGAGTTGCGTGAAGGTGCGTCGGGAGAGGGAATCGGTCATAGGGAGGCAAGGGAAAGGCGTGACCGAATATGCGTCACGAGCCTTGGAACGCGAGGTCGATCCGCGAAAGGACTGTGTCTAGCCGCTCGTGCCGATAACCGGTACGTTGGCCCGACCATGATCGACATCCGTGCAACCCCGCGGCGGTGACGGCCAGCCTTCCGCTGCCACTACGGTCGGCGCTGGCCGACCGCTACCGCCTCGAGCGCGAGCTCGGTGCGGGAGGCATGGCGACGGTGTATCTCGCGTTCGATTTCAAGCACGATCGCAAGGTCGCGATCAAGGTCTTGAAGCCGGAGCTCGCGGCGGTGCTCGGCGCCGAGCGCTTCATCGTTGAGATCAAGACCACGGCGGCGTTGCAGCATCCGCACATCCTGCCGCTGTTCGACAGCGGCAGTACCGGCGGCTTCCTCTACTACGTCATGCCGTACATCGAAGGCGAGACGATCCGCGAGCGGCTGAATCGGGAGACGCAGTTCGGCGTGGAGGACGCGGTACGCCTGGTGCGGGAAGTGGCGGATGCATTGGACTACGCGCATCGCCACGGTGTCATTCACCGTGATATCAAGCCGGAGAACATCCTGCTTCACGACGGCCGGGCGATGGTCATGGACTTCGGCATCGCGTTGGCGGTGAGCGCCGCGGCCGGCGGTCGCTTGACGGAAACAGGATTGTCAGTTGGCACGCCGCACTACATGAGTCCCGAGCAGGCGACAGCGGAAAAGGTGATCAGCGGTCGGTCCGATGTGTATTCGCTGGCGACGGTGCTGTATGAAATGCTCACCGGCCATCCGCCGTACACTGGCGCGAGCGCGCAGCAGATCATCATGAAGATCATCACCGAGCCCGCCGAGCCGGTCACGAAGTATCGCAAGTCGGTGCCGGTGAACGTGGCCTCGGCACTGGCAACGGCACTCGAAAAGCTGCCGGCCGATCGATTCGCGAGTGCCCGTGTCTTTGCCGATGCCCTCGCGACCTCCGGTTACGTGGGCTCGGCGCCGCGGCCGATCGAGCGCGCGTTCGACGCAGGCACGGGGCGCTCCAGGGGCTCGCTCGTGGCGCTCGCGCTGACCGCCGTCGTGGTGAGCGCGCTGACGTGGACCGCGGCCGTCGTGCTCTGGAAGCCACGGGGCAGCTCCGTCGTCACCCCGGTGGCGCGGTACGAGGTGATCCGCCCTGGGGGCAAGGGGGGCGAGTTCGGAAGTCTGGCCGTGTCGCCGGATGGCGCTCGCTTGATCATCACGGGGCGAGGCAGCGCTGATGCGGCCGAACGCCTGTTCCTTCGCGCGCGCGACCAACTGGAGGTGCGAGAGCTGCCGGGCACGGACGGCGGATACAATCCGTCGTTTTCTCCCGATGGCCGCAAGATCGTGTTCATGTCAGGCACGCTGCTGAAGGTCGCCGACCTGTCTGGTGGTCCGGTCACCATCGTGGCCGACACTGGCGTCGGCGTGCCCGGAGTCTCGTGGGGATACGACGGCTACATCTACCTCGACGTGCGCAGCATCGGACCTCTGGTCAGAGTTCCGGAGGGCGGCGGGGCGATGCAGGCGGTCTCCACGCTCGATGCCGGCACCAAGGAGTTGCAGCACGTATGGCCGGACGCGTTGCCCAACGGACGCGGTGTCATCATGACGATCAATCGCGGTGGTCCGGGGCAGGGTGCGGCGGAGGGCGATGCAATCGCGGTGCTCGATCTGAAAACGGGCAAGCACCGTGAACTGATGCGCGGCGTCTTCGCACGATACGCCACGAGCGGACATCTGCTCGTCGTCACGCGCGATGGCACCCTGCTCGGCGTACAGTTCGATCAGGACAAGCTGGAGATGCGCGGGGCGCCGGTCACGCTGGCGGAGGGCGTTTTCGTGGCCTCCAATGGCACGGGTCTCGTCAACCTTTCCATTTCGCACACCGGCACACTGTGGTACACCCTTGGCGCGGGCGGGGCGGGACGCGAGGTGGGATGGAGCACCCGGACCGGTATCTTCACGCCAGTCGAACCGGCCATCGTCGGCGACGTGCTGGACGCGTCGCTTTCCCACGACGGAACGCAGCTCGCGTATATCCTCGCCGGTGACGATAGCCGCGACGTGTGGCTGGCTCGCGTGGGAAGTCGCGACCGGGCGCGCCTCACGTTCGACCGCTCGTATCAAGGGCTCAGCTGGCATCCGAATGGCAACAGCCTGCTCGTGAGTCGACCGCCGGGCGAGTTGTACACGCTGGACACCGACGCCCGCTCCGGCCCGGTGCCGATCCCCGGCCACCTGACCAGCGTGCAGGACGCCCGTTGGACTCCCGATGGCGCACGTCTCCTCTTCGCCAGTCAGGGCGGGCAGAACAACGACCTGCTGGCGATCACGCCGGGAGCGGGTGCCCGCCTGGATACGCTGGTGGCGACCGCTGCCGGTGAACGAAGCCCCTCGGTGTCCCCAGACGGACGATGGCTGCTCTATCAGGCGAGAGCTGGAGCAAGCACCGACGTTCAGGTGCGGGGGTACCCGAACACCCGGGGAGCGTTGCATCAGGTGTCGACCGCTGGCGGGACATACCCAAAATGGTCGCGCGACGGCCGCGAGATTTTCTATCGAGGCCGCGGGGATTCGCTGGTGGCGGTCCCAGTACTCCCCGGCCCGGCGTTCTCATTGGGGAACGAGCGCGCGCTCTTCTCGCTGCAGGGTGTGAGCACGTGGGATGTCGGCCCGGACAGCCGGCGGTTTCTGCTCGTGCGCGCTCGGGACGTCGGCACCTCCGAACGGTTGATCGTCGTGGAGAACTTTCATGAAGAGTTGAAGGCGCGCGTGAAACCGTGACTGAATTCGCCCGACATCGACGCGACCAATCGCCTTCTTCTGCAATCATTGACACGAATTTCGTGTGACACTAGTTTCGTGGTATGAAGAACGTCACCGTGGTTCTCGACGAATCCGTTGCGCGTTGGGCGCGTGTGCGGGCGGCCGAGCTGGACACCAGTGTGTCCCGACTCCTCGGCGACCTGCTGCGCCGGGAAATGGAGCGCGAGCTCAGCTACCAAACGGAGTGGCGCCAGTACGCGGTGCGCGAGCCGCAGCCGCTGAGTCAACCCGGTAGCGACTATCCCACGCGAGACAGCTTGCATGACCGCACCGGTCTTCGTTGATACGAACGTGCTGGTATACGCCCTCGACGCGGCGGCCGGCGACAAACACCACCAGGCCCGCGCCTGGATGCTTTCACTCTGGCAGTCGGGGCGAGGGCGCGTCAGTACACAGGTGCTGCAGGAGTTCTACGTCACGGTCACCCGCCAGCTCACCCCCGGTCTCCCGCGCGAGGCGGCGCAGATCGAGGCACGTTCGCTGTATTCGTGGGCGCCAATCGAAATCACCACGGCGGTGCTCGATCGCGCATGGCACATCGAATCACGCTTTCAGCTCTCGTGGTGGGACGCATTGATCGTGGCGGCCGCGCAGTCAGCGCAATGCGAGCTGCTGCTCACCGAGGATCTGCAACACGGGCAGCTGTTCGACGGCGTACAAGTCGTCAATCCATTCCGGACAGCACCAGAATCGGCGTAGTACAGCGGGCCCCACTACGCTGCCCGCCCGTACCCCGTCATCGCGCGCGCCGAGTAGTTGTGTGATCATCCGAGCGATGGTATCACTCGTCGGGAGCGGTGTGACCATGCCGGCCAATGGCGTGCGCAGATCGCGCGTTCCATGGCATCGCCGCAGGTGCGGTGAATTCGGGAGGGACAAGATCGATGAGCATACACGTGGTGCTGGTGCATCCCGAAATCCACTGGAATACCGGCAACGCCGGACGCACTTGTCTGGCGACCGGCGCCACATTGCATCTGATCGAGCCGCTGGGATTCTCGCTCGATGAGGCGCAGGTGAAGCGCGCGGGGCTCGACTACTGGGAGCACGTCGATGTGCGCGTGTGGCCGAGTTGGGAGGCGTTCGAAGCGGAGCTGCCGCGGCTGGGGCAGCCGTACTTCTTCTCGACGAAGGCGACGCAGCTGTTCTGGGATGCGCCCTTGGCGCCGGTCGAGGGGACAGTGCTGGTGTTCGGTCGCGAAACCGGCGGATTGCCGGCGGAACTGCATGAGCGCTATGCCGATCACTTCGTGGCTTTGCCAATGATGTCCGCGCAGGTGCGGTCGCTCAACTTGTCGACGTCGGTGGCGATCGCGGTGTACGAGGTGCTGCGACAGCAGCGGTAGTCAGCGCGCGTCGGACACCAGCCGCGTGATCGCGCGCATGCCGTCGTCGCCGATGTCGAGGCTATGCTCGTTCACATATAGCGCGATGTGCTGCGCGCACACGGCGTCTGACATTTCCTGCGCATTGGCGCGCACGTAGTCACGACTCGCGTCGGGATGGTCAAACGCATACTGCACCGACGCGCGAATGGCGTGTTCCACTTCGGTCGTCGTTGCCGCGTCGATGTCGGCACGCGCACAGATGCCGGCGAGGGGCACGGGGAGATGCGTCTCGCGCTCCCACCAATCGCCCAGATCAATCGCCTGGTGCAGCCCGTGCTCGGCGTACGTGAACCGGCTCTCGTGAATGATGAGTCCCGCCCGCACCTCGCCACTGCTCACGGCGTGCAAAATACGATCGTAGCGCATCTCGACCACCTCCTCGAGCTGCGGCGCGGCCAGACGCAGCAGTCGATAGGCGGTGGTTTCGCGGCCGGGGATTGCGACGCGCCCGCTCACCGCCTGTTCCAACGACATCGGTGTACGGGCGACCACCAGCGGACCGACCCCATGTCCGAGCGCAGCACCGCTGCGCAGCAACTGGTAGCGGTCGCCGACGGCGGCGAAGGCACCGACACTGAGTTTGGTGAGATCGAACTCGCCGTGGTGGGCGCGTCGGTTCAGCTCCTCGATGTCGAGCAGCACCGGCGTGATGTGCACCGGCGTGTCGACCAGTCCGAACGTGAGCGCATGAAACGCGAATGTATCGTTGGGGCAGGGCGAGTAGCCGAAGGTCAGCTCACGCATTGGCGGCGACATCCGTCATGTGCGCTCGCAGGGCGTGCACCAGCTGCGGTGTGACGCCGGTAATGGCGGCGAACGCCGCGTCGAAATGCCAGCGGGCACGATCCGGTTCTTCGATTTCGTTCGAAATCGCGCGCACCTCGATGGCGGGCACACCGGCGAGTTGGGCGGCACGGAGCACGCCGAATCCCTCCATCGCTTCCACATCGCAATTGGCAGTGCCACCCACGCGGGCACTGGTGCCGATGGCAAGCGTGGCCGCGCCCGGAATTGCGCGCTGCACAACGTGCAGCCACGTCGCTGACGCCTGCACCACACTCGGCGCCCACTCGGCAGGCACATTCGAGTCGCAATACCGGGATTCGGCTCCGATCACGAGTGACGCCGGGGCAAGTGCGCGCGCCCGACGGGCGCCGGCGATGCCGATATGCAGAATGGCTGCGGGGCGGAGTTCGGCAATGGCGGCGGCGGTGCGTGCGGCCGCCTCGACCGGGCCCACACCACACTGCAGCGTGTGCCATCCCTCGGGAGACGCGAGTTCGCGTGCGGTGGCCGCCACGACCAAGATTCGTGCGCGATCGTTCATGACGTCCTCAAGACAGCCTCATGCTCTAAAGTCTAAGGACATGCCGCTCACTCCACGAGTTCGCCGCCCCAGCTGGCCGGATCGACGTCGGCGATGGTTTGCGTGAGCATCCAGGCATGTCCAGCGGGGTCGCGTACCGAGGCCTGCCGCTCGCCGTACGGGTGATCGGCTGGTGGGGTGAGGCCGGTCGCGCCGAGCGCGATGGCGCGAGCGTAGGCGGCGTGCACGTCGGGTACGCGCACCATGAGCACCGCCGGCGGGCGTCCACCGGTGGCCGGTACGGCGGCCGCGTCCCATGCCGCTACGACCATGGCGCCGTCGCCGACCGAGAGCTGCACGCGATGCCCGGGAATGCGAAGCCGCTCGCGGGCGCCGAGCACGTCGCGCAGCCATGCCACGGCGGCCTCGAGGTCGGGGTAGCTTCGCACGGGAATAAACGTGGTGTCGGGGATGGAGCGATTACGGAGCGGCGCCGCCGCCGACGCGGGTGCGACATCGGCGAGCGCCGAGTCCTGATGGGCGAGAATCATCGGCCATGCCGCGTCGTGCGCGTCGCGGGCTTCGGCGGTTGTGAACCCGGCGTGCGTGAGCGTGACCTGCGTATAGTCACCAGCGATCGCGTCGAGGTGCACCGTGACCGTGGTCTCGGCGCCGCCAGTCCCGCCGGCGCCGGTCACCCAGGTGAGTGACACCAGCGCGTCGGGCACGAGTCGGAGAAAGCGACCATAGTGCGGATGCCGCACGGGTTCGCGCCCGTCGGTAAATCGCTGCGCGACTTCGAAGAAGAACGGCGCGCCGACCTCGGCTCGGATCTGCGCGGTGTCGCCCTCGGCAAACCACGAGGCCCAGCCGGTGGTCCACGCGCGATAGAGCGTGGCGGCGGATCGTGGTGACGCGCGGGTAATGGTCAGGGTGTGCATGGGAGGTCTCGCCAAAGCGTAAGGTATGCCGTGATCGTCGCGCCGCGTGAGGGAGTTTTTGTGCCCACTGCGCGTGTATCGGTGGGAGTCCGGTTGGGCCCACCCCTTCACTCGTACGGGAGATCACATGACTCAGTGGACACGTGCAACACGGCTTGGATTATGGATGATCGGTGCTTTGGCATCTCTGAGCAGCTCGAAGGTCGGTGCGCAGGTTGTGCTGACGAGCGTCACGACCATGAGCTTGGGCGCTAATAAGCAGCCGAACGGAGCGTATACCGATGCCCAGGGATCTGGTTCATGCTGTGCGAACACATACATCACGCGCGGAACGAATCCGACCACCGATGCCTTCCTGTACACCGGAAACGATGCCGGCTCGTTGTTTCCTGCAGGCATCACGCTCTCCACCGGTCTCAACACGTTCTACTTATGGGGCAGTACGGGGCTCGTCGGAACCCCCAACTACGCCGTGGCACTCTTCACCGGAAGCAGCGCGCTCACCGTGTCATCGTACTGGGACGCCACGACGAATACGAACAGTGGCGTCGGCATGAAAGTATACGGTGATCCGAACCCGTTCGGTCCGCAGCTCGATGGCGTTGGACTCTCCGCCATTCTGGGGAACTTCCAGCTCACGATCACCGACTGGCGTCCCGAAGTGGTCACGCGCAACGTCTCGATCCAAAATTTCGGCGTGGGCGCTCTTACAACGCCCGTGGCGAACAATGTTGGACGCTTGGTGCTGAACGTGGTTGATCTGACGACGGGCACTCCGCCTGTGTCGACCGTTCCCGAGCCATCGACCTACCTGCTGATGGCGTGTGGTCTCGTGTCCCTGGGTGTGATGTCACGCCGCCGCCGCGCTTCCGCGACGTAGTATGCACAGCGAGAGGATCTGAGCAAGAACACACTGTTGGCACAGGCCTCGCGCACCGCAGCGGGGCCTGTTGCTATAGGTCCGGACACCCCGTCCATTTCCCGCCAGGCGTGCACGGTGGCATCGCCCCCTTGGGCGGATCGAGGCGACGTACACTGTCGGCGGCGGCCAGCTTTCCCTGCTTCGTGAGCGCGTCGACCAGCGGGCGTCGGAGTCGCGAACCCATCGACCAGAGATCCGGCGCCTGCGCAATCATGGTCAAACCCGCGCGCAGCTCCGATTCGGCCGCGACCGGTGTGCCACCGGCGAGGTACGCCATGCCAGTGTACAGGTACGCAAAGCTCAGCAAGTACGGCGACTGCGTCGGCAGGACGGCATCACGCGTGCGCAGGGCCATACTCAGCGCTGACGCGACGTCCTGTCGGACCAAGGCGTCGTCGACATATCCGCTATTGAAGACGATGCGCAGCACCAGTGGAAACTCGGCGAGTGAGTCGATGATCGCACGACCTTTCGCGAGTTCCACGCGGCGCGTGGCCGTATCACCACGGAGACTCGCCAAGAGCGCGGCCGACTTTGCCGCCCATACCTGCACCCACGGTTGCGCCCCGAAGCTGCGCTGAAGCCGTTCGCCCTGCATCCGTGTCCGTGCCGCGGCGCTATCCGCCCGACCCAGCACGAGCATCGACTCGATGGCGGCATCGGCCGCGCCGTCGCGCTCCTTCGAGACCTGCATATCGAGTGAGTCGGTGATGCGCTCAAT is a genomic window containing:
- a CDS encoding 1,4-dihydroxy-6-naphthoate synthase, whose product is MRELTFGYSPCPNDTFAFHALTFGLVDTPVHITPVLLDIEELNRRAHHGEFDLTKLSVGAFAAVGDRYQLLRSGAALGHGVGPLVVARTPMSLEQAVSGRVAIPGRETTAYRLLRLAAPQLEEVVEMRYDRILHAVSSGEVRAGLIIHESRFTYAEHGLHQAIDLGDWWERETHLPVPLAGICARADIDAATTTEVEHAIRASVQYAFDHPDASRDYVRANAQEMSDAVCAQHIALYVNEHSLDIGDDGMRAITRLVSDAR
- a CDS encoding PEP-CTERM sorting domain-containing protein, whose translation is MIGALASLSSSKVGAQVVLTSVTTMSLGANKQPNGAYTDAQGSGSCCANTYITRGTNPTTDAFLYTGNDAGSLFPAGITLSTGLNTFYLWGSTGLVGTPNYAVALFTGSSALTVSSYWDATTNTNSGVGMKVYGDPNPFGPQLDGVGLSAILGNFQLTITDWRPEVVTRNVSIQNFGVGALTTPVANNVGRLVLNVVDLTTGTPPVSTVPEPSTYLLMACGLVSLGVMSRRRRASAT
- a CDS encoding amidase, whose product is MTDSLSRRTFTQLLGAAAVTGALPDALSANTPAMAVLDSTPADELTSLSATELAARIRRKNVSAREVLEAHLARIERVNPTVNAIVTLVPEQARAWAKAADERQARGAPLGPLHGLPVAHKDLVDTAGIRTTKGSLLYKDNVPTTDALIVQRIRAAGAITIGKTNTPEFGAGSNTFNAVFGATRNAFNLQKTVGGSSGGAACALNCNLLPIADGSDTGGSLRNPGAWNNIVGFRPSPGRVPDDDGSWSPLSTSGPMARSVEDVALFLSAIAGVHAPDPTSLADDPAIFRRPLAASMKGKRIAWFTNMGGLPFEPEITRVLNANRQAFLDMGCIVEDAEPDFNGVDDAFPTLRHLTYHTSYAKLSRDNPTLFKDTVKWEIAEAERQGAVDVAKANARQAQMYRHVSQFFAKYDAYVCPVTQVEPFDITTEYPTTVAGIAMPTYIDWMRSAWYVTFMQCPAISVPAGFSANGLPVGAQIVGKPRGDWALLQLAHAFEQATGHGQRRPVL
- a CDS encoding DUF3253 domain-containing protein — encoded protein: MTNDAMVDMITQLLDAREADASICPSEVARALAPAHWRDLMPQIRAVAAELALAGALRITQGSVEIAPAAVLAGLTRGPLRLRRAT
- a CDS encoding tRNA (cytidine(34)-2'-O)-methyltransferase: MSIHVVLVHPEIHWNTGNAGRTCLATGATLHLIEPLGFSLDEAQVKRAGLDYWEHVDVRVWPSWEAFEAELPRLGQPYFFSTKATQLFWDAPLAPVEGTVLVFGRETGGLPAELHERYADHFVALPMMSAQVRSLNLSTSVAIAVYEVLRQQR
- a CDS encoding PIN domain-containing protein, coding for MTAPVFVDTNVLVYALDAAAGDKHHQARAWMLSLWQSGRGRVSTQVLQEFYVTVTRQLTPGLPREAAQIEARSLYSWAPIEITTAVLDRAWHIESRFQLSWWDALIVAAAQSAQCELLLTEDLQHGQLFDGVQVVNPFRTAPESA
- a CDS encoding protein kinase: MTASLPLPLRSALADRYRLERELGAGGMATVYLAFDFKHDRKVAIKVLKPELAAVLGAERFIVEIKTTAALQHPHILPLFDSGSTGGFLYYVMPYIEGETIRERLNRETQFGVEDAVRLVREVADALDYAHRHGVIHRDIKPENILLHDGRAMVMDFGIALAVSAAAGGRLTETGLSVGTPHYMSPEQATAEKVISGRSDVYSLATVLYEMLTGHPPYTGASAQQIIMKIITEPAEPVTKYRKSVPVNVASALATALEKLPADRFASARVFADALATSGYVGSAPRPIERAFDAGTGRSRGSLVALALTAVVVSALTWTAAVVLWKPRGSSVVTPVARYEVIRPGGKGGEFGSLAVSPDGARLIITGRGSADAAERLFLRARDQLEVRELPGTDGGYNPSFSPDGRKIVFMSGTLLKVADLSGGPVTIVADTGVGVPGVSWGYDGYIYLDVRSIGPLVRVPEGGGAMQAVSTLDAGTKELQHVWPDALPNGRGVIMTINRGGPGQGAAEGDAIAVLDLKTGKHRELMRGVFARYATSGHLLVVTRDGTLLGVQFDQDKLEMRGAPVTLAEGVFVASNGTGLVNLSISHTGTLWYTLGAGGAGREVGWSTRTGIFTPVEPAIVGDVLDASLSHDGTQLAYILAGDDSRDVWLARVGSRDRARLTFDRSYQGLSWHPNGNSLLVSRPPGELYTLDTDARSGPVPIPGHLTSVQDARWTPDGARLLFASQGGQNNDLLAITPGAGARLDTLVATAAGERSPSVSPDGRWLLYQARAGASTDVQVRGYPNTRGALHQVSTAGGTYPKWSRDGREIFYRGRGDSLVAVPVLPGPAFSLGNERALFSLQGVSTWDVGPDSRRFLLVRARDVGTSERLIVVENFHEELKARVKP
- a CDS encoding SRPBCC domain-containing protein translates to MHTLTITRASPRSAATLYRAWTTGWASWFAEGDTAQIRAEVGAPFFFEVAQRFTDGREPVRHPHYGRFLRLVPDALVSLTWVTGAGGTGGAETTVTVHLDAIAGDYTQVTLTHAGFTTAEARDAHDAAWPMILAHQDSALADVAPASAAAPLRNRSIPDTTFIPVRSYPDLEAAVAWLRDVLGARERLRIPGHRVQLSVGDGAMVVAAWDAAAVPATGGRPPAVLMVRVPDVHAAYARAIALGATGLTPPADHPYGERQASVRDPAGHAWMLTQTIADVDPASWGGELVE